A DNA window from Drosophila virilis strain 15010-1051.87 chromosome 4, Dvir_AGI_RSII-ME, whole genome shotgun sequence contains the following coding sequences:
- the LOC138911197 gene encoding uncharacterized protein produces the protein MSFQNDIAPPGVARGENMSFQNDIAPRGVGRGEIMSFQNDRAPRGVGHGETMSFQNDITPRGVGRGEIMSFQNDIAPPGVARGENMSFQNDIAPRGVGRGEIMSFQNDRAPRGVGHGETMSFQNDITPRGVGRGEIMSFQNDIAPPGVARGENMSFQNDIAPRGALLVEKICRFKTT, from the exons atgtcgtttcaaaacgacatagctccccccGGCGTTGCTCGTGGAGaaaatatgtcgtttcaaaacgacatagctccccgcggcgttggtcgtggagagattatgtcgtttcaaaacgacagagctccccgcggcgttGGTCATGGAGAgactatgtcgtttcaaaacgacataactccgcgcggcgttggtcgtggagagattatgtcgtttcaaaacgacatagctccccccGGCGTTGCTCGTGGAGaaaatatgtcgtttcaaaacgacatagctccccgcggcgttggtcgtggagagattatgtcgtttcaaaacgacagagctccccgcggcgttGGTCATGGAGAgactatgtcgtttcaaaacgacataactccgcgcggcgttggtcgtggagagattatgtcgtttcaaaacgacatagctccccccGGCGTTGCTCGTGGAGaaaatatgtcgtttcaaaacgacatagctccccgcggc GCGTTGCTCGTGGAGaaaatatgtcgtttcaaaacgacatag
- the LOC6628137 gene encoding protein FAM151B isoform X2, with product MGRFDKGKLIAKAANLTAISWAHAVNSQQLLADALSGEIDMIEADIVLGQLNGVGPDLPVMAHPPITISDLTLEDFLLQIRAHNELHEGAEKGVKLDFKSIEVFEGSLGILDEIIPKMAYPIWINADIISGPVEQNNSVPVDPARFFAGCMRYKQAVLSIGWTTRWGANYRDGEYTDEQCNAMLQAINDNNLTSTGQAITFPVRAGIAANSASQLHNLVSAVNETNESTLTIWSSDNDYVDVAQLRKLIFSFGLDRVYLDVPEELSSRLDLGNTGNGAGTFNSLVSFSFVSLCFWAFSSWLQSV from the exons ATGGGCCGTTTTGACAAGGGCAAACTCATCGCCAAGGCGGCGAACCTAACCGCCATCAGCTGGGCGCATGCCGTCAACAGCCAGCAGCTATTGGCCGATGCGCTAAGTG GTGAAATTGATATGATTGAGGCGGATATCGTGCTCGGCCAGCTGAATGGCGTAGGACCAGACTTGCCGGTGATGGCGCATCCGCCCATAACCATATCGGATTTGACATTGGAGGACTTTTTGCTTCAAATTAGGGCGCATAACGAGCTGCACGAGGGTGCCGAGAAGGGCGTTAAACTGGACTTCAAATCTATTGAGGTATTTGAGGGTTCGTTGGGCATTCTGGATGAGATCATACCAAAG ATGGCCTATCCCATTTGGATAAACGCAGACATTATAAGTGGACCCGTGGAGCAAAACAACTCAGTGCCAGTGGATCCGGCACGCTTCTTTGCCGGATGCATGCGTTACAAACAGGCCGTACTCTCGATTGGTTGGACTACCAGATGGGGCGCAAATTACCGAGATGGCGAGTACACCGATGAGCAGTGCAATGCAATGCTGCAGGCCATCAATGACAACAATTTAACCTCGACCGGGCAGGCCATAACTTTTCCCGTGCGTGCCGGCATTGCCGCAAACAGCGCCTCACAATTGCACAATCTGGTGTCCGCTGTGAATGAAACAAATGAGAGCACTTTGACCATTTGGTCGTCAGACAACGACTATGTAGATGTGGCGCAGCTGCGCAAGCTAATCTTCAGTTTTGGCCTGGATCGTGTCTATTTGGATGTGCCAGAGGAGCTGTCTTCGAGGCTAGATTTGGGCAACACGGGCAATGGTGCCGGCACCTTCAATTCGTTGGTTAGCTTCAGCTTCGTCAGCCTCTGCTTCTGGGCCTTTTCCAGCTGGCTTCAGAGCGTATAA
- the LOC6628139 gene encoding inosine triphosphate pyrophosphatase: protein MSKPITFVTGNAKKLEELIAILGPNFPRTIISKRVDLPELQGEIEDIALKKCKEAARQVNGPVLIEDTSLCFNALEGLPGPYIKWFLDKLQPEGLHRLLSGWEDKSARAVCTFAYCENGAAEPQLFQGITEGVIVEPRGPRDFGWDPVFQPKGYTQTYAELPKSEKNKISHRFRALDLLQQHFENEKC, encoded by the exons ATGTCGAAACCAATTACCTTTGTTACGGGCAATGCCAAAAAGCTGGAGGAGCTGATCGCGATACTTGGGCCCAATTTTCCACGCACGATCATCTCGAAGAGAGTGGATCTGCCTGAGCTGCAGGGCGAGATTGAAGATATTGCGTTGAAAAAATGTAAAGAAGCAGCGCGTCAAGTAAACGGACCGGTGCTCATAGAGGACACTAGCCTGTGCTTCAATGCGCTGGAGGGGCTGCCGGGTCCGTATATTAAATGGTTTCTGGACAAACTACAGCCAGAGGGTCTGCATCGACTGCTGAGTGGCTGGGAAGATAAATCTGCACGTGCCGTTTGCACCTTTGCCTACTGTGAAAACGGCGCGGCTGAGCCACAGCTCTTTCAAGGCATTACCGAGGGCGTCATTGTGGAGCCACGCGGTCCGCGCGACTTTGGCTG GGATCCAGTATTTCAGCCCAAAGGGTACACACAAACCTATGCGGAACTGCCCAAGTCtgaaaagaacaaaatatCGCATCGCTTCAGAGCCTTGGATCTACTGCAGCAGCATTTTGAGAACGAGAAATGCTAA
- the LOC6628137 gene encoding protein FAM151B isoform X1 has product MAINSRDPHRAYQGPLSLAALICMLAHFVVKINGAALNSSVYYYELATLHSPQIWPAEIVLQDQEQNATIEMGRFDKGKLIAKAANLTAISWAHAVNSQQLLADALSGEIDMIEADIVLGQLNGVGPDLPVMAHPPITISDLTLEDFLLQIRAHNELHEGAEKGVKLDFKSIEVFEGSLGILDEIIPKMAYPIWINADIISGPVEQNNSVPVDPARFFAGCMRYKQAVLSIGWTTRWGANYRDGEYTDEQCNAMLQAINDNNLTSTGQAITFPVRAGIAANSASQLHNLVSAVNETNESTLTIWSSDNDYVDVAQLRKLIFSFGLDRVYLDVPEELSSRLDLGNTGNGAGTFNSLVSFSFVSLCFWAFSSWLQSV; this is encoded by the exons ATGGCAATTAACAGCAGAGATCCACACCGTGCCTACCAAGGGCCATTGTCGCTTGCAGCACTGATTTGCATGCTTG caCACTTTGTGGTTAAAATCAATGGAGCAGCTTTAAACAGCAGCGTCTATTATTACGAGCTGGCAACGCTGCACTCGCCACAGATTTGGCCCGCCGAAATTGTGCTGCAGGATCAGGAACAGAATGCGACAATAGAAATGGGCCGTTTTGACAAGGGCAAACTCATCGCCAAGGCGGCGAACCTAACCGCCATCAGCTGGGCGCATGCCGTCAACAGCCAGCAGCTATTGGCCGATGCGCTAAGTG GTGAAATTGATATGATTGAGGCGGATATCGTGCTCGGCCAGCTGAATGGCGTAGGACCAGACTTGCCGGTGATGGCGCATCCGCCCATAACCATATCGGATTTGACATTGGAGGACTTTTTGCTTCAAATTAGGGCGCATAACGAGCTGCACGAGGGTGCCGAGAAGGGCGTTAAACTGGACTTCAAATCTATTGAGGTATTTGAGGGTTCGTTGGGCATTCTGGATGAGATCATACCAAAG ATGGCCTATCCCATTTGGATAAACGCAGACATTATAAGTGGACCCGTGGAGCAAAACAACTCAGTGCCAGTGGATCCGGCACGCTTCTTTGCCGGATGCATGCGTTACAAACAGGCCGTACTCTCGATTGGTTGGACTACCAGATGGGGCGCAAATTACCGAGATGGCGAGTACACCGATGAGCAGTGCAATGCAATGCTGCAGGCCATCAATGACAACAATTTAACCTCGACCGGGCAGGCCATAACTTTTCCCGTGCGTGCCGGCATTGCCGCAAACAGCGCCTCACAATTGCACAATCTGGTGTCCGCTGTGAATGAAACAAATGAGAGCACTTTGACCATTTGGTCGTCAGACAACGACTATGTAGATGTGGCGCAGCTGCGCAAGCTAATCTTCAGTTTTGGCCTGGATCGTGTCTATTTGGATGTGCCAGAGGAGCTGTCTTCGAGGCTAGATTTGGGCAACACGGGCAATGGTGCCGGCACCTTCAATTCGTTGGTTAGCTTCAGCTTCGTCAGCCTCTGCTTCTGGGCCTTTTCCAGCTGGCTTCAGAGCGTATAA
- the LOC6628138 gene encoding mannose-P-dolichol utilization defect 1 protein homolog codes for MVDIIKKGALLLMNQKCYDNYFLDYNFLDVPCFKALLSKGLGIGIIAGSVLVKVPQVLKILNSKSGEGINLLGVMLDLLAITFHMSYNFMNGYPFSSWGDNTFLAVQTVAIAALVLFFGGRKLQSFLFLVAYAALLYVLNSGLTTMKVLLTIQSCNIPILLVGKLSQALTNYRAGSTGQLSAATVIMMFAGSLARIFTSIQETGDQMIIITFCASTFANGVILAQLLYYWNKPVPGAAKKEAAKAKKPKSKKDD; via the exons ATGGTCGATATTATCAAGAAAGGTGCGCTGCTGCTAATGAACCAGAAATGTTACGACAACTACTTCCTGGACTACAACTTCCTCGATG TGCCGTGCTTCAAGGCGTTGCTGAGCAAGGGTCTTGGGATCGGCATCATCGCCGGCTCGGTGCTGGTGAAAGTGCCACAGGTGCTGAAGATCCTCAATAGCAAATCTGGCGAAGGCATTAATCTATTGGGCGTCATGCTCGATCTGCTGGCCATTACATTCCATATGTCATACAACTTTATGAACGGATATCCATTCAGTTCCTGGGGCGACAACACTTTTCTGGCCGTGCAAACGGTGGCCATTGCAGCGCTTGTGTTGTTCTTCGGTGGACGAAAGCTGCAATCGTTCTTATTCCTGGTTGCCTATGCTGCCCTACTGTATGTCCTTAATTCGGGCTTGACAACCATGAAGGTGCTGCTCACCATACAGAGCTGCAACATACCCATTCTACTTGTTGGCAAGCTCTCGCAGGCGCTGACCAACTACAGGGCCGGCTCTACGGGCCAATTGTCAGCGGCCACGGTCATAATGATGTTCGCCGGATCTCTGGCACGCATATTTACATCTATACAAGAAACGGGCGATCAGATGATTATCATCACATTTTGCGCCTCCACGTTTGCCAATGGCGTGATACTCGCGCAGCTCTTGTATTACTGGAACAAGCCGGTGCCTGGTGCTGCCAAAAAGGAGGCTGCAAAGGCCAAGAAACCCAAAAGCAAGAAGGACGACTGA